The genomic interval GATTGTATAATAtctgtatttataaaaaaaaaactgaaacattacaatgaataatttattgaattaaaattttttcagatatatatatatatatatataatatttgtagatttaatcttatttaatgatttcataggaataaaatattttgaattttcaaaaattaaattgaaagcCGACAATCTACCTTGGTAGCCATGCCACAATAGCTTACAAGAAAAGCCACtctcctaatatatatatatatatatatacacacacccaTTTCCAACAATCCTCTCACCATGTTCCCTGGTAGCGGCCGCGGATATTCGTTTCTATCCCAGCCACTTACTCGACGATGATCCTTATCCGACGGAGATCGGAGATGTTTCGCTGGCGGTCTCCGATGAGCCAGTGGACAAGCCCACCTTTGAACCCTTCCTTGATGTAATGGATTCTAGCTCCAACGCGTCATCGGAGCCGCCGAGAGGTTTAACCGAGAATTTATCGGCGATGTTTCTCTCATCCGGCAAATCCATGCCTCGATTTCTTCTTCAACGTCGTCCCTGATACGCCGGCGACCACTGCGATAGACCTCCTCACCGCCGCTTGGAAGCATGATCCGCTTACCGCGCTCAAGCTCGTGTGCAATCTCCGTGGCGTTCGTGGCACCGGGAAGTCCGATAAGGAGGGGATTTTACACCGCTGCACTATGGCTTCATGCTCAGAGCTCAGTGAGGAGCCATGGAAGGGAAGAGTGATCACATTCAGTGCTGAACCTCAACTCCACAAGATCACAGGCAATACATTGAGGGAAAAGAGTAAGTTTGTGGAGAGAATGAATTGGGGGATGAACACTGACTTCCAGAAAGTGTTTGATCAGATTCTGCAGGAGGCCGTGCAGGGGAATTTGCAGCCGGAGCAGATGATCAAGAGAGTTTTCGTGTTCAGTGATATGGAGTTCGACCAGGCATCGAACAAAAGTTGGGAGACTGACTATGAGGTGATCTGCAGGAAGTTTCAGGCCAGTCGTTATGGTGAGGCAATTCCGGAGATTGTGTTTTGGAACCTCAGAGATTCGAGCTCGATCCCAGTGACTGCTAACCAGAAGACGGTGGGGCTTGTCAGCGGATTCTCGAAGAATCTGGTGAAGCTGTTCCTTAAGGGAGGTGGCATTGTGGATCCAGTAGCTATCATGGACCGTGCAATATCTTCTAAAATGTATGAAAAATTGGTGGTCTTTGATTGAACAAACAAAGACTAACAATAATTTCATCTCTGAAATGCAGTGGGATAGAGAACTGAGGGTTTGTTTAACTTTGTCCCTCTTGTGTCTTTACTAAATAAAGAGGGAAATTAAGCAAAAGAGAGCTAGAATACATATAGGCAGAAACAATGTTGAATCCATCATGTACGTATATACTGTtggaattgattgaagatcagAGGAATTTAGAAGAGATGAAGTGAAGAAATTGTAATCTGAATTCAGATGTGTCCTGGTGTAATAAGTTAAGAACTGAAGGGTAGCTGAGTCATTTTAAGCATTCAAAAGTTAGTTGAAGTCGTTAGTAGCTTGGAGGGAGACATTGAATGGCCAGGATTGCAAGATCAAAGCAAATTACATAGGGTTGAGGCAGGAGAACAAATCCAGCTTCGGGGTTGATCCAGTGATCGTGTGGTTCAGATTTAATCAATCAGAGATGGGTGTTTAAGTTCAAGGagaaccttttgttttgtttcattaaatttatATGCTTCTCTCCTGATGCAAATATTGATTGAGGTTTGGCCAGTGGTTCAACATAATGCTGACAGACCTTAACATATATATGTGGGGATGTCAATGGGCCCGGCTCTGGAATCCCATTTCCCACCCCTAACGGGACCGGGGTTAGAAAAAAATCCTCTGTTGAGATCGGGGGCTTTTGAGCCCCGAAATATTAAATGATCGGGGGCTTTTGAGccccaaaatattaaatatttaatttaaatattatatatatatatatatatatatatatctaaataaaaatagaataaaatcacatatatttattttttaaattttttctatattttataaataatttattaaatcattaaataaagaattatatgttttttgagttgaaaacttatttatattaaaaaaaatatactattgatgataatatatttgatatatataaacattaagCAATTGAATAGATCGATGTAATTatctatgattttattatattaattaattataaattataattgaattaGGGATTGTAAGATTAAGAGATGAGATTAGATAACAGAGAGTCAATCAAAGTTAtatgtatttatctttttaataaaaatttaaaaaaattatttgtattataattaagcAATATAATTGATTAGGATATTAGCATTTCAAAGCCAATAAAGCACTACCCTAACTATAAAtagaaacttaaataactaaAGATCAACTCAAAATAATAAGTTGTAATTCTAAATAATAACTAGAAACTCAAGATAATATCCAGTaatcctaaataataaataggaaCCCGAATTCAAAAAATCCCCGTGAGAACGGGGacgaacaaaaaaaattctccgTATTCGGGCCCGAGTTGGAGATGGGAGTAGAAATTGGGTCTAGGAAATGTGTACCTAGTGAATCCCCCGCCCCGTTGACATTTCTTCATCTGCAGTCTCTTCAATCAGTGCCGCCTCAAGGATAAAACTAATGACACAGTTGCTTTAGCCCCTCAATTTTGTAAggcattatttttaaatttttttaataataactttaaaaattcaaaattttaaaaagactccaaataattataataataataaaatattttaatttaatatttaatcaaccTTATTTCATCTTagttaaactttaaaaatttaacatatggtaagattttaaatatttctattttaatacttaattattcatatattttctaacttttcaaaattttattctgATCCTCTATaatgattttttcatatttttttcaatcaaaattaatatagtatttatttcttttactagtaaataagtgattttttagtttttatattattaattttatttttacatttttactttgttgagtttttcttataaattttaaatatatcagtaacatataaaaagataaacaaagatcttaaatagatatttattaaaataaattttaaataaaatttaatatataaatgagaGAGTTTATTCTAACAGGATTTAAAGTTTAggtttttttagaatttattatttttttaaataaattccaCTTTAAGTCTCTAACTATCTTAAGACGCTCTATCTCCAATCGTTTATGACTACTTTCTGCATGCTACATACCTCAAATCTTTTATGACTACGTACAAGTTTTATCAACAACCTTAGCAAAAAGAAGCCCAAAAACCTATCCTTTTTATCTGTGTTTTTTAaacattcataattttttttttaaatgcgaaaattataaatataccaACAAGTTCACTCGACAAATACCAACCTTTTCCCATCTTCCCCATCTCTTTCCTTTGTTACCATCCTTCTCTTCATACAATGGGCACAGATTTTTCCTTGGCCTTAGTTTAGTTCCGAGATCTTGCATGTTTATTGGGTTTCACTCTGTAGATATGCGGCGGTTTATCAGCACAATGCGCCTGGCGAGACAAATTAGGggaataacatatatatacccATTTCCAAAGGCCACTTCCAACAATCCTCTCACCATTGATAGCCGCCTCCTCGGTCCGCCGGAGATCAGAGACGCCCCGCCACTGGCCTCCGATGATCCTATTTCGACGGAGATCAGAGATGCCTCGCCGCCGGTCTCCGATGAGCCACCGGACAAGCCCACCGGTGAACCCTTCCTTGATGTAATGGATTCTAACTTCAACGCGTCATCGGAGCCGCCGAGGGGTTTAACCGAGAATTCATCGGTGACGTTTATCTCATCCGGCAATCCCTGCCTCGATTTCTTCTTCAAGGTCGTCCCTGATACGCCGGCAAGCACTGTGATCGACCTCCTCACCGCCGCTTGGAAGCATGATCCTCTCACCGCGCTCAAACTCGTGTGCAATCTCCGTGGCGTTCGTGGCACCGGGAAGTCAGATAAGGAGGGGTTCTACACCGCCGCACTATGGCTTCATGCTCACCATCCCAAAACCCTCGCCCTCAACGTCGGATCCTTTCGCTGAGTTTGGTTACATGAAGGATCTCCCTGAGATCCTTTACCGCCTCATTGATGGAGCCGATACACGCAAGATCGCAAAGGATGAGTACGAGCAGATCAGAATGGCCGCCCAGCATGCACGGTGGAAGCTCTACTACGGCGAAGCCAAGGAGGGCAGCGccaatgagaagaagaagaagaagatcggTACGAGAGAAGAGAGGATCGCCGCCGAGCTCATCAGAGTGAAGATCGAGATCGAGAAGGCCAGGAAGCAGAGGCACGAGAAGAAGATCAAGCTCAGCGATCCGAGCCGTGAACCGCTACGCCAGTGATCCAGCCTACCAGTTCCTCCAGGACCGCATCTCCGAGTTCTTCGCCAAGCTCTTGGTCTCCGATCTCGAGCAACTGAAGAAGGAGAAGTTCAACAGGATCGGTCTCGCCGCCAAATGGTGCCCTTCTCTCGATTCATGCTTCGATCGCACAACTCTCCTCTGCGAGAGCATCGCTCGCCGGGTCTTTCCCAAAAGAGTCCAACCCTGAGTACGCCGATATCGAGGAGCGCCACTATGCCTACCGTGTCCGTGACCTGCTCCGCCGTGAAGTTCTCGTCCCTCTTCGGAAAGTTCTCCAGCTACCAGAGATTTTCATGAGCTCAAGGCAATGGAACGCCCTGCCATACAACCGCGTGGCATCCATCGCCATGAAGAACTACAAGGATATATTCAAGATGCACGACAACGATCGTTTCTTAAACTTCCTTGAGGATGTGAAGAAAGGCAAGGCCAAGATCGCCGCCGGTGCTCTACTCCCTCATGAGATCCTTGCAGCCGTCTGCAAACCCAAAGAcaaagatggtgatgatgatgatgtagcAGAGCTACAATGGGCGAGGATGGTGCAGGACGTTTTGAAGCTTGGTAAGCTTAACAACTGCATTGCTGTTTGTGATGTCTCTGGGAGCATGTTTGGGACTCCAATGGAGGTCTGTGTGGCCATGGGGATACTTATCTCAGAGCTCAGTGAGGAGCCATGGAAGGGAAGAGTGATCACATTCAGTGCTGAACCTCAACTCCACAAGATCACAGGCAATACATTGAGGGAAAAGAGTGAGTTTGTGGAGAGTATGACTTGGTGGGGGATGAACACTGACTTCCAGAAAGTGTTTGATCAGATTCTGCAGGTGGCCGTGCAGGGGAATTTGCAGCCGGAGCAGATGATCAAGAGAGTTTTCGTGTTCAGTGATATGGAGTTCGACCAGGCATCGAACAGCAGTTGGGAGACTGACTATGAGGTGATCTGCAGGAAGTTTCAGGCCAGTGGTTACGGTGAGGCAATTCCGGAGATTGTGTTTTGGAACCTCAGGGATTCGAGCTCGATCCCTGTGACTGCTAACCAGAAGACGGTGGGGCTTGTCAGCGGATTCTCGAAGAATCTGGTGAAGCTGTTCCTTAAGGGAGGTGGCATTGTGGATCCAGTTGCTATCATGGACCGTGCAATCTCTTCTAAATTGTATGAAAAATTGGTGGTCTTTGATTGAACAAACAAAGACTAACAATAATTTCATCTCTGCAATGCAGTGGGATAGAGAACTGAGGGTTTGTTTAACTTTGTCCCTCTTGTGTCTTTACAAATAAAGGGGGAAATTAAGCAAAAGAGAAAgctcaatcaaacaacaaaagttttgaATGAATCAATAACAGTGTGCAGTTTatccttcatcttctcccacCTCCTCTCATTAGCTCCTGTTGTTAATGTGTAGAACTTGCCTGCAAATTTTGTCATTATCtcaataaatagtaataagTCATTGTATTGGCTTTTTGATAATTGAAATCACCTACCATTTCCAATCGTAACTGTACCAAGAGCATGGCGAGTGAAGTTAGGTGCCTGTGCGATGAACTCAAAAGTATAATACGTTTTACCATCAACATCATGCTGGATAAGAACATATACAAATGTTAGCTAAACAATGCTATTCTTAAACTAATTAGAAGAAGGGAAAAGGAAGTAAACCTCTGATGCCTCAACCAACTTTATCTTCTGCGAAGGAGGAGCCAAAACCTTTTTTATCAGAGTCTCAGCGACCTACGATGAATAGAATACTACCTTCTCAGATTAAGCATATAACAAAATTGAGTTTCAGTGATTCAAGGATGACAGACCTCTTGTGGTGATCCAAGGTCTCTAATATCTCCCTTGCTAGTTGCGACTGTGTTAACGCTAACACTTTCTAGTGGCTCGATCACATCTTTGAATACTTTATCCTGACCTTGAACAACGACTTCCTGAGACAAACATCAGATGTCAAATGATAATTATGTTGCACGAGTAAAGCTTCGGTGATGATTCTTACCTGCCATCCGAATGGGTAGAGGAATGAATATCCATCCTTGCGGTCAGTGACAGCTAGATATCCTTTCTTAGTCTCTGCTGCAACTGAACCATATCAAGTGGTTCTTTTAAGAATGCAACATTATTCAAGGAACCAACGCGCTGCACAGTCAGCAGGCGTGCTTCAATGCTACTTTAGGTGTTAAGAAGAAGAGAATGCAAGACTGGCTTCTTATATAGAACAATAATGATATGGATTTCAAACTATGAACACTCACATGATGCAGATTCAGGTAGAGACACCGACATTGAAGAGGCAATCACTCCTGCTACAAGAATTTGACGCCTCCCAGATCTATCtgcaataaaacaaattaatgtgTGGCCGTAACTAGTCAGCTAAAATAGTTTAAATCAAATTGTTTGCACAAGAAGTTTTTGAACAAAAGGAAACAACATGTATAATATACTAATTGAAGGTTAAAATCACATTATGTATTTGACCTCTGGATAGCCATCATTTTGCGAAGCCTATTGCCTAAGCTCTTCATTTTTATGAGACTACCAGCACATGAAAAAGATCTGAACGATGAATATTTCATCTGCGGGAGTTTTTAGGTTTATTTCTCAGTATTCAAATGTAACAGAACATGATCCTGGCCTTCTTGTTCTGAGGTTTCAATTACTCTAGAATGAGTTCTTTTAATGAGACACAACCATGCAAAAAGAGAACAATGAAGAGAAAGTAAACACTAAACTGAAAAATCAGTAATCTTTTTAAAGACAGAGTTACTATATGAACCATAAATTAAAGGAAAACCAGAGAACCAGTAAAAACAGTAATTCACATAACATAACAAGACATTAATGTATAGATCATCAAAATCCATTTCCATGATCAGCTCAAAAAGGTGAACAATGAGAagacaattttataatttaacttgaacttccaaaatgaaatgccattttttttttccaaattaaacAATTCCAATACACATTAAATAACAAGTTCAGCATCACCATGCAAGCATCGAACAACACCATCCTACAAAGTACAAACAAAGACTCAATCTTTGGACTCCCTTGTGTTTATTTTATCcatcatgttatatatatatatatatatatatatcaaagaattTCATCTATTTTCAACCCTAAACAAGAAGAATCTAACAATCCATATGGCAATGCAGGGGAATAACATCAAACAAGCTCATACCTTGCTGGGCAGGAGGTGAAGCCGCTGCTCTAACATGAAACTGAAAACCCTTCCTTTCCCTTAAACACTAAATTCTGACAATAATAAACACAGCAACAAGCTCAATCACACAAATGCCACAAAAAAAGCCAAAGCATTGATTCCAAATTGAACAAACTGGAAGAGAACCTGATGGTgctgagaagaagaggaacaaGTGGGGCTGAAGAAGAGAGACCTTTGGATTGCCGGAGGGGTTTGCAGAGCCACCATCGTCGTCGGAGAGAACCTCTCGTTATCCCCTGAGCGCCAAAAGAGAGTTGAGAGTGTGCTTTCTCTTATCTCGTTCTCATCCACTTCTTTTTCATTAGCGTGGCTCTTCTTCGTTATAAAAGGCCGGCCTTTTAATTTTGGGCTTCGGCCCATCTTCTTTATCCTGGCCCACCATCAATCAGCTCAATTTGCAAGTATGACCCTGTAAAACTTTATAAATGcacatatctttatatataggACTTCATTTTGGGCTTcggcctttttttttctcctggCCCACCTTCAATCATCCGAACTTGCACATATGCCCTTGTATAACCttataattgaatatatatatatatatatatatacacgtatcCTCGTGGGAGGATTCATGTCTAAATTATGGCTTTCCATGTGAAccataaaacataattaaaaaggGGGTCAGCAAAGAATCCTTCTCGATTAAATCCTTAAAGGACATGATTAACTGAttttataatggtttttttttattgaacacaacccaatataatatattacaacGTGATTTGGCTCTTTAGAATCCTTCTTTTTTAATGTCCAAaaaaagccttttttttttgtcaaaatgaaATTCATgatgtcatttttttatttatatctttttcaTTAGTTTCATTTGTTgcaaatttctcaaataaaaccatacaaacatattatttttggtCTGAATTACATGAATTTAatcaattttgttaatttaaacttatatatatatattcaagctAATCCGTTGAATAGAAAGGAAATATCACCGGAACTACCAACCCGCCAACgtaataaataacatattttaaaatcttctaaaaaaattgtatttaagtctatatttatttaattaatggatGTGAAACCAAGTGAAcggttttcttcttcaaagaccGTTGCAATTTGGTCAACCAGGCTAAACCAAATCCCTCGTTGACACTGATGTTTCAACCCAcattattacttaaaaaatccAACTCATCCTACATGGCATCACCTAATTGGctgatataaaacaaataaaccccTGGTTATTTTTTTGAGTCCTTTcctaaaataacataaatagtaaaaaaaaccCCACAATTCCACGCCTACGTGGGCCCCCACCCAGCCTTGACCAAAAGAAATTTCACCCACTTCCCCTAAttattcataattattaatctaaatttttataaaaagttacaTCCGTACGATATCTTGACGATCAGGGCAATCTCCGCCGTCCATTTCGTGCTCATAAAGCGGGATCCGACTGAGTGGGTCACGATAAAGCCGCACCCAGAATCATGACTCCTCATGCGTGCTTGGGTCCCCACCCAGATTTTCTTTCCACGTCACCATGTTGTGTAGCGGGTCCCACACTTCCAGCCATTCAAAGATCGCCACGTAGACAATGGTCCCCACCCAGAATTCGAAGGTAAGTTCTCGCTTCGCAGTCACTCTCACAAAGTCCCGCCTTGTTTGACCGAGTGGCCGAGTGACTTGTTCTATCAAATTAATCTTtggataaatataaaattatttttaattaatacttaAAATAATCAGGCCAGTGAACCATTCTatcaataattacaaataaaatatcaaaattaatttttttttaattttcagaattaaaatgccatttttattaataattccttttttttggGAGATATTTGCagtaaaacccaaaaaaattaataaattatattttaaagaaaaagaaaaagaaaaagacagagagagagagagagagaagatcgACGAAAAGACGGTGTCCCGACGCACGGAGAGACTCAGAGCAGAGCAGCAGGGGAGCAGAGAAGGGAGAGGAAAAGCGAGAGTTCAAACCCTAGATCCGAT from Dioscorea cayenensis subsp. rotundata cultivar TDr96_F1 chromosome 7, TDr96_F1_v2_PseudoChromosome.rev07_lg8_w22 25.fasta, whole genome shotgun sequence carries:
- the LOC120265512 gene encoding psbP-like protein 1, chloroplastic, with translation MSVSLPESASFAAETKKGYLAVTDRKDGYSFLYPFGWQEVVVQGQDKVFKDVIEPLESVSVNTVATSKGDIRDLGSPQEVAETLIKKVLAPPSQKIKLVEASEHDVDGKTYYTFEFIAQAPNFTRHALGTVTIGNGKFYTLTTGANERRWEKMKDKLHTVIDSFKTFVV
- the LOC120265511 gene encoding LOW QUALITY PROTEIN: uncharacterized protein LOC120265511 (The sequence of the model RefSeq protein was modified relative to this genomic sequence to represent the inferred CDS: deleted 3 bases in 3 codons); translated protein: MFIGFHSVDMRRFISTMRLARQIRGITYIYPFPKATSNNPLTIDSRLLGPPEIRDAPPLASDDPISTEIRDASPPVSDEPPDKPTGEPFLDVMDSNFNASSEPPRGLTENSSVTFISSGNPCLDFFFKVVPDTPASTVIDLLTAAWKHDPLTALKLVCNLRGVRGTGKSDKEGFYTAALWLHAHHPKTLALNVGSFAEFGYMKDLPEILYRLIDGADTRKIAKDEYEQIRMAAQHARWKLYYGEAKEGSANEKKKKKIGTREERIAAELIRVKIEIEKARKQRHEKKIKLSDPAVNRYASDPAYQFLQDRISEFFAKLLVSDLEQLKKEKFNRIGLAAKWCPSLDSCFDRTTLLCESIARRVFPKESNPEYADIEERHYAYRVRDLLRREVLVPLRKVLQLPEIFMSSRQWNALPYNRVASIAMKNYKDIFKMHDNDRFLNFLEDVKKGKAKIAAGALLPHEILAAVCKPKDKDGDDDDVAELQWARMVQDVLKLGKLNNCIAVCDVSGSMFGTPMEVCVAMGILISELSEEPWKGRVITFSAEPQLHKITGNTLREKSEFVESMTWWGMNTDFQKVFDQILQVAVQGNLQPEQMIKRVFVFSDMEFDQASNSSWETDYEVICRKFQASGYGEAIPEIVFWNLRDSSSIPVTANQKTVGLVSGFSKNLVKLFLKGGGIVDPVAIMDRAISSKLYEKLVVFD